From Sphingomonas hengshuiensis, one genomic window encodes:
- a CDS encoding F0F1 ATP synthase subunit A — translation MAAESGKIDPMHQFEVQTIWDGFSIAGHQIAFTNSALWMCVAAVALWAFMLMGMKRQVVPTRGQMLVENFVSFIDSMLAANIGKEGRKYLPYIFSLFMFILFANVIGLLPFGLVGIHPFTFTSHFSVTGVLAIMSFSIVLIVGFWKHGLHFFSLFVPHGTPMWLIWLIPAIEFVSFMVRPFSLGLRLFVAMIAGHILLKVLAGFVINAGNAGIIPGLGVGIPSFALMIGISALEILVAGIQAYVFALLTSLYINDAEHLH, via the coding sequence GTGGCGGCTGAATCAGGCAAGATCGACCCGATGCACCAGTTCGAAGTGCAGACGATCTGGGACGGCTTTTCCATTGCCGGTCACCAGATTGCCTTCACGAACTCGGCATTGTGGATGTGCGTCGCTGCGGTGGCGCTGTGGGCCTTCATGCTGATGGGCATGAAGCGTCAGGTCGTGCCGACGCGCGGCCAGATGCTGGTCGAGAATTTCGTCAGCTTCATCGATTCGATGCTGGCCGCGAATATCGGCAAGGAAGGGCGCAAATACCTGCCCTATATCTTCTCGCTGTTCATGTTCATCCTGTTCGCCAATGTGATCGGGCTGCTCCCCTTCGGGCTTGTGGGCATCCACCCGTTCACCTTCACCAGTCACTTTTCGGTGACCGGCGTGCTGGCGATCATGAGCTTCTCGATCGTGCTGATCGTCGGCTTCTGGAAGCATGGGCTGCACTTCTTCTCGCTGTTCGTGCCGCACGGTACGCCGATGTGGCTGATCTGGCTGATCCCGGCGATCGAGTTCGTCAGCTTCATGGTCCGCCCCTTCTCGCTGGGCCTGCGACTGTTCGTGGCGATGATCGCGGGACACATCCTGTTGAAGGTGCTGGCCGGCTTCGTGATCAACGCGGGCAATGCGGGCATCATCCCCGGCCTTGGCGTCGGCATCCCCAGCTTCGCGCTGATGATCGGCATCTCCGCGCTGGAGATCCTGGTCGCGGGCATCCAGGCCTATGTCTTTGCACTGCTGACGTCGCTGTACATCAACGACGCCGAGCATCTGCACTAA
- a CDS encoding F0F1 ATP synthase subunit C, with protein MDAEAAKLIGAGLAAIGAGMAAIGVGNVFGSFLEGALRNPGAADGQQGRLFIGFAAAELLGLLAFVVAMILIFVA; from the coding sequence ATGGACGCAGAAGCAGCAAAGCTGATCGGTGCAGGTCTGGCCGCCATCGGCGCCGGCATGGCCGCCATCGGCGTGGGCAACGTGTTCGGTTCGTTCCTCGAGGGCGCGCTGCGCAATCCGGGTGCGGCCGATGGCCAGCAGGGCCGCCTGTTCATCGGCTTCGCGGCCGCCGAGCTTCTCGGCCTGCTCGCGTTCGTCGTGGCGATGATCCTCATCTTCGTCGCCTAA
- a CDS encoding F0F1 ATP synthase subunit B family protein, with translation MPQISQLAETFASQLFWLLVTFGLVFFVIGKGMLPKVMSTIDQRDQSVAGDLAAAEAARTAADQAEENWRIQENAAREAAQQRVAEARAKGVAAAEQTLAAGNAASDAKIAAAEAQIAGATSAAMAEIEDVAADAARDIVARLSGAEVTTAEAQQAVKAALNG, from the coding sequence ATGCCTCAGATCTCCCAGCTAGCCGAAACCTTCGCGTCGCAGCTCTTCTGGCTGCTCGTGACGTTCGGCCTCGTCTTCTTCGTCATCGGCAAGGGCATGCTGCCCAAGGTCATGTCGACGATCGACCAGCGCGACCAGTCGGTCGCGGGTGACCTCGCGGCTGCCGAAGCCGCGCGTACCGCCGCCGACCAGGCGGAGGAGAACTGGCGCATCCAGGAAAATGCGGCGCGCGAAGCCGCCCAGCAGCGTGTCGCCGAGGCGCGCGCCAAGGGTGTCGCCGCCGCCGAACAGACGCTGGCCGCGGGCAACGCCGCCAGCGACGCCAAGATCGCCGCCGCCGAGGCGCAGATCGCCGGTGCGACCAGCGCCGCGATGGCGGAAATCGAAGACGTGGCGGCGGACGCCGCACGCGACATCGTCGCCCGCCTGTCGGGTGCCGAAGTCACCACGGCAGAGGCCCAGCAGGCAGTGAAGGCAGCGCTCAATGGCTGA
- a CDS encoding F0F1 ATP synthase subunit B family protein translates to MAEAQQATGSELVAQNLHEAEHGEGMPLRETGEHAVTAAEGGVGPTGAHHPDPSIFGLDATVWVSIAMTAFLLILLWKKVPALVTRGLDNQIAAIRTRLEEAKQLRAEAEALRDEYARKIAGAESEAQAMLAHADEEAKAVLAKAESDAQELTVRRARMAEDKIAAAERAAIQAVRAKAADAATKAAASIIAAKHGAEADRGLIDATIAGLGRPN, encoded by the coding sequence ATGGCTGAGGCACAACAGGCGACCGGTTCGGAACTGGTTGCACAGAACCTGCACGAAGCGGAACATGGCGAAGGCATGCCGCTGCGCGAAACCGGCGAACATGCCGTGACCGCCGCAGAGGGCGGCGTCGGCCCGACCGGCGCGCACCATCCCGATCCCTCGATCTTCGGGCTCGACGCGACGGTGTGGGTGTCGATCGCGATGACCGCGTTCCTCCTGATCCTGTTGTGGAAGAAGGTCCCGGCGCTCGTCACCCGCGGGCTCGACAACCAGATCGCGGCGATCCGCACCCGGCTGGAGGAAGCCAAGCAACTTCGCGCCGAGGCCGAGGCACTGCGCGACGAATATGCGCGCAAGATCGCCGGTGCCGAGAGCGAGGCGCAGGCCATGCTCGCGCATGCCGATGAAGAGGCGAAGGCGGTGCTCGCCAAGGCCGAGTCCGACGCGCAGGAACTGACCGTGCGCCGCGCGCGCATGGCCGAGGACAAGATCGCCGCCGCCGAGCGCGCCGCGATCCAGGCCGTCCGCGCCAAGGCCGCCGATGCGGCGACCAAGGCCGCAGCCTCGATCATCGCCGCCAAGCATGGGGCCGAGGCCGATCGCGGGCTGATCGACGCGACCATCGCGGGGCTGGGCCGCCCGAACTGA
- a CDS encoding class I SAM-dependent methyltransferase encodes MKPLFAAAAACVAFATPVLAQTAPSVATALADPARPQADKDRDAARHPAEILAFVGVEPGAKVGDYFMGGGYWTRILAVAVGPKGHVHGFQPAEFARPPKPGDAPLSAVYPNVTIVQTPAADVAFAEPLDAILTFENWHDLHSPRFTTPDFSKVSAKRLYDALKPGGVLLVADHVAAVGTADAPNTLHRIDPAKARAEIESAGFKFEAALPVLANPADPHTANVFAPEIRGKTDQFVYRFRKP; translated from the coding sequence ATGAAACCATTGTTCGCCGCCGCTGCCGCCTGCGTGGCGTTCGCCACCCCCGTCCTCGCGCAGACCGCGCCCAGCGTCGCCACCGCGCTCGCCGATCCCGCGCGGCCACAGGCCGACAAGGACCGCGACGCCGCCCGCCACCCCGCCGAAATCCTCGCCTTTGTCGGGGTGGAGCCCGGCGCAAAGGTCGGCGATTACTTCATGGGCGGCGGCTATTGGACGCGAATCCTCGCGGTCGCGGTCGGTCCGAAGGGGCATGTCCACGGATTCCAGCCCGCCGAATTCGCCCGCCCGCCCAAGCCCGGCGACGCCCCGCTCTCGGCCGTCTATCCGAACGTCACGATCGTCCAGACCCCCGCCGCCGACGTCGCCTTCGCCGAGCCGCTCGACGCGATCCTGACCTTCGAGAATTGGCACGACCTCCACTCGCCGCGCTTCACGACGCCCGATTTCAGCAAGGTGAGCGCGAAGCGGCTGTACGACGCGCTCAAGCCCGGCGGGGTGCTGCTGGTCGCGGATCATGTCGCGGCGGTCGGCACTGCCGACGCGCCCAACACGCTCCACCGCATCGATCCGGCCAAGGCGCGGGCCGAGATCGAATCGGCGGGCTTCAAATTCGAAGCCGCGCTCCCGGTCCTCGCCAACCCCGCCGACCCCCACACCGCCAACGTCTTCGCCCCCGAAATCCGCGGCAAAACCGACCAGTTCGTCTACCGCTTCCGCAAGCCGTAA
- the uvrC gene encoding excinuclease ABC subunit UvrC, with the protein MSDPNSPDRFNEEKATYAVRGEGAPDIELGVAAIRNVVATLPVRPGVYRMHDARGDVLYVGKARALKNRVTNYTQVARLSKRLQRMVAQTRSMTIVTTNNEAEALLLEAQLIKRFRPPYNVLLRDDKSFPFILLRRDHGFPRVQLHRGARRWKGDYFGPFAGAGQVRMTLNALQKLFLLRSCTDSFFATRDRPCLLYQIRRCSAPCVGRIDEAGYAELVNDARDFLMGKSTKVQSKLGEAMQAAAENLDFEQAAVLRDRLKALTFIQGSQAINAEGVGDADIFAMAHRNGVMGIQAFFIRGGQNWGHRSFFPAHTNDVPEDEVLSAFLMQFYEDVPPPRNVFVDRELDEAALLAEAMAERAGHKVALSVPQRGARRRLMEQAQRNAVEALDRRLAESTTQARLLAELAEFFDLPEPPDRIEVYDNSHIQGTNAVGAMVVAGPEGFRKGQYRKFNIKNPDTIPGDDFGMMREVFGRRFGRAQAEDPDRTQGDWPDLVLIDGGRGQLGAARAVLEDLGIEDVCLVGVAKGPHHGRDGREVFHMMDGRELTLPVNAPLLFYLQRLRDEVHRFAIGAHRAKRAKAIGASPLDDVPGIGPARKKALLMHFGTARAVKGASLEDLQRAPGVSAAVAQQLYDYFHAN; encoded by the coding sequence ATGTCAGACCCCAATTCCCCCGATCGCTTCAACGAGGAAAAGGCCACCTATGCCGTGCGCGGCGAGGGTGCGCCCGACATCGAACTGGGAGTCGCCGCGATCCGCAACGTCGTTGCGACCTTGCCGGTGCGCCCCGGCGTGTACCGGATGCACGATGCGCGCGGCGACGTGCTGTATGTGGGGAAGGCGCGCGCGCTGAAGAACCGCGTGACCAACTATACCCAGGTCGCGCGGCTTTCGAAGCGGTTGCAGCGGATGGTGGCGCAGACGCGGTCGATGACGATCGTCACGACCAACAACGAGGCCGAGGCGTTGCTGCTCGAGGCGCAGCTCATCAAGCGGTTTCGCCCGCCGTATAATGTCCTGCTGCGCGACGACAAAAGCTTCCCCTTCATCCTGTTGCGGCGCGACCATGGCTTTCCGCGCGTCCAGCTCCATCGCGGTGCGCGGCGATGGAAGGGCGATTATTTCGGGCCGTTCGCGGGCGCAGGGCAGGTGCGCATGACGTTGAACGCGCTCCAGAAGCTGTTCCTGCTGCGGAGCTGCACCGACAGCTTCTTCGCGACGCGCGACCGGCCCTGCCTGCTCTACCAGATCCGCCGTTGTTCGGCGCCGTGCGTCGGGCGGATCGACGAGGCTGGCTATGCCGAGCTGGTCAACGACGCGCGCGACTTCCTGATGGGCAAGTCGACCAAGGTCCAGTCCAAGCTGGGCGAGGCGATGCAGGCGGCGGCGGAGAATCTCGATTTCGAGCAGGCGGCGGTGCTGCGCGACCGGCTGAAGGCGCTGACCTTCATCCAGGGCAGCCAGGCGATCAATGCCGAGGGGGTGGGCGATGCCGACATCTTCGCGATGGCGCACCGCAACGGCGTGATGGGCATCCAGGCGTTCTTCATTCGCGGCGGCCAGAATTGGGGGCATCGCAGCTTCTTTCCCGCGCACACCAACGACGTGCCCGAGGACGAAGTGTTGAGCGCGTTCCTGATGCAGTTTTACGAGGACGTGCCGCCGCCGCGCAACGTGTTCGTCGATCGCGAGCTGGACGAGGCTGCGCTGCTCGCCGAGGCGATGGCCGAGCGGGCGGGGCACAAGGTCGCGCTGAGCGTGCCCCAGCGCGGGGCGCGGCGGCGGCTGATGGAACAGGCGCAGCGCAACGCCGTCGAGGCGCTCGACCGGCGGCTGGCGGAGAGCACCACCCAGGCCAGGCTGCTCGCCGAGCTGGCCGAGTTTTTCGATCTGCCCGAGCCGCCCGACCGCATCGAAGTATATGACAACAGCCATATCCAGGGCACCAATGCGGTCGGCGCGATGGTCGTCGCGGGGCCGGAGGGCTTCCGCAAGGGCCAGTATCGCAAGTTCAACATCAAGAACCCCGACACGATCCCCGGCGACGATTTCGGGATGATGCGCGAAGTGTTCGGGCGGCGTTTCGGTCGCGCGCAGGCCGAGGACCCCGACCGGACGCAGGGCGACTGGCCAGACCTGGTGCTGATCGACGGCGGGCGTGGGCAGCTGGGCGCGGCGCGCGCGGTGCTCGAGGATCTGGGGATCGAGGATGTGTGCCTGGTCGGGGTGGCCAAGGGGCCGCACCATGGCCGCGACGGGCGCGAGGTGTTTCATATGATGGACGGGCGCGAGCTGACGCTGCCGGTCAACGCGCCGTTGCTGTTCTACCTCCAGCGGCTGCGCGACGAAGTCCACCGCTTCGCGATCGGCGCGCACCGGGCGAAGCGCGCCAAGGCGATCGGCGCGAGCCCGCTGGACGATGTCCCCGGCATCGGCCCGGCGCGGAAAAAGGCGCTGCTGATGCATTTCGGCACCGCGCGCGCCGTGAAGGGGGCGAGCCTGGAGGATCTGCAACGCGCGCCCGGCGTGTCGGCAGCGGTGGCGCAGCAGCTTTACGATTATTTCCACGCGAATTGA
- a CDS encoding DUF3857 domain-containing protein, translating to MLRYGVVTVSLLAATAAHAGDKPLYQPAPGWVLAAPAPTGAADGDAASMVTFDNQQRIAADGTLWGYVERATRILSVAQLSQAGTVSIEWQPQHGDLIVHAVDIVRGGQRIDALKAGPQFTVIRREKGLEAQMLDGTLTATLAVEGLQVGDVLDVRHTVTRRDPALAGNAVAIGPILSQPLKLGFGRTRLMWPQGTPVQWKVYPVGATPRESDAAGWHVLEFTLPLARQPEAAAMAPGRFQRPPIVEATTFADWAAVSKVMAPLYKTEGLIAPGSALATEVAKIAKAESDPVRRTALALKLVQGQVRYLAKGMDNGNLVPQTPTQTWSTRYGDCKAKTLLLLAILHGLGIEAEGALANLGNGDVVTARLPSIAAFNHIIVIAKPGGRTLWLDGTATDAQLDDIDDVLITGWALPVRAEGATLVEAPRRVPGRPTTLGTVELDMRGGLDLPAPFEATVTIRGRNASMLKTAMAQMGKDEQRRMLQSSAPSGADVILASHKVTFDDAASTAKIVLRGSITPRWSYADARYRYGLAPIGVGTLPDRSRAIWKEIPILMGAPANSVNTTRILLPDGGKGIVLDGAPATEIDLPGGRHVSRTAMLAGEVLTVELRNTQTGGEIAPAEIPAARARLAEARNRLLRIATVPGRPGPWNAVAAAKRAGRYDRQLADYASYIADKPEDASRLVARARFLEGIFEREKAVDDLDKAIALQADGATYMRRASLFEELGRRDAAEADLVAAYDLDPADTVALRRLAIARAQRGDKDGALALVDARIDASAGGEDEPGLLAMRASVLAAAGDASAAIAASDSAIEKRPGNANFLNGRCWIKGTLNVELDSALKDCTRAVEMGGTGVAAALDSRAMVYFRMNRLAEAATDIKAALELRPGASATLFLNGVVQRRMGSAAAGDAALAEARLLNPQVDAEYARFGVEP from the coding sequence ATGTTGCGTTACGGTGTTGTTACGGTCTCCCTTCTTGCGGCAACCGCCGCGCATGCCGGGGATAAGCCCCTATACCAGCCCGCCCCCGGCTGGGTGCTTGCCGCGCCGGCGCCGACCGGCGCTGCGGATGGCGATGCGGCGAGCATGGTCACGTTCGACAACCAGCAGCGGATCGCCGCCGACGGCACGCTATGGGGCTATGTCGAGCGAGCGACGCGCATCCTGTCGGTCGCCCAGCTTAGCCAGGCGGGCACGGTCAGCATCGAATGGCAGCCGCAGCACGGCGACCTGATCGTCCATGCCGTCGACATCGTGCGCGGCGGGCAGCGGATCGACGCGCTGAAGGCGGGGCCGCAATTCACGGTGATCCGCCGCGAAAAGGGGCTGGAGGCACAGATGCTGGACGGCACGCTCACCGCGACGCTGGCGGTCGAGGGACTGCAGGTCGGCGACGTGCTCGACGTGCGCCACACGGTGACGCGCAGGGACCCGGCGCTGGCGGGCAATGCCGTCGCGATCGGGCCGATCCTGTCGCAGCCGCTCAAGCTCGGCTTTGGCCGCACGCGGCTGATGTGGCCGCAGGGGACGCCGGTGCAGTGGAAGGTCTATCCCGTCGGCGCCACCCCGCGCGAAAGCGATGCGGCGGGGTGGCATGTGCTGGAGTTCACGCTGCCGCTGGCGCGCCAGCCCGAGGCGGCGGCGATGGCGCCGGGGCGATTCCAGCGCCCGCCGATCGTCGAGGCGACGACCTTTGCCGATTGGGCGGCGGTTTCGAAGGTGATGGCGCCGCTGTACAAGACCGAGGGGCTGATCGCGCCGGGCAGCGCGCTGGCGACCGAAGTGGCGAAGATCGCCAAGGCCGAGAGCGATCCGGTGCGCCGCACCGCGCTGGCGCTCAAGCTGGTGCAGGGGCAGGTCCGCTATCTCGCCAAGGGAATGGACAACGGCAATCTGGTGCCGCAGACACCGACCCAGACCTGGTCCACGCGCTATGGCGACTGCAAGGCCAAGACGCTGTTGCTGCTGGCGATCCTCCACGGTCTGGGGATCGAGGCGGAGGGGGCGCTTGCCAATCTGGGCAATGGCGATGTGGTGACGGCACGGCTGCCGTCAATCGCGGCGTTCAACCATATCATCGTGATCGCCAAGCCAGGCGGACGGACGCTGTGGCTGGACGGTACCGCCACCGATGCGCAGCTCGACGATATCGACGATGTGCTGATCACCGGCTGGGCGCTGCCGGTGCGCGCGGAGGGCGCGACGCTCGTGGAGGCGCCGCGCCGCGTGCCGGGGCGACCGACGACGCTGGGGACCGTCGAACTCGACATGCGCGGCGGGCTGGACCTGCCAGCGCCGTTCGAGGCGACGGTCACGATCCGCGGGCGCAATGCCAGCATGTTGAAGACCGCCATGGCGCAAATGGGCAAGGACGAGCAGCGGCGGATGCTCCAGAGCTCGGCGCCGAGCGGCGCCGATGTGATCCTGGCATCGCACAAGGTGACGTTCGACGATGCCGCCAGCACCGCCAAGATCGTGCTGCGCGGATCGATAACCCCGCGCTGGAGCTATGCCGATGCGCGCTATCGCTATGGCCTGGCGCCGATCGGCGTCGGGACGCTGCCCGATCGCAGCCGCGCGATTTGGAAGGAGATTCCGATCCTGATGGGTGCCCCGGCCAATAGCGTCAACACGACTCGCATCCTGTTGCCCGATGGCGGCAAGGGTATCGTGCTGGACGGCGCGCCAGCGACCGAGATCGACTTGCCAGGCGGGCGCCATGTCAGCCGCACCGCGATGCTGGCGGGGGAGGTGCTCACCGTCGAGCTGCGCAACACCCAGACCGGCGGCGAGATCGCGCCCGCTGAAATCCCGGCGGCGCGCGCGCGGCTGGCCGAGGCGAGGAACCGGCTGTTGCGGATTGCGACGGTGCCCGGTCGGCCGGGGCCGTGGAACGCAGTGGCGGCGGCCAAGCGCGCCGGGCGCTACGACCGGCAACTGGCGGATTATGCGAGCTATATCGCCGACAAGCCCGAGGACGCGTCGCGGCTGGTCGCCCGCGCGCGGTTCCTGGAAGGGATATTCGAGCGCGAAAAGGCGGTGGACGACCTGGACAAGGCGATCGCGCTCCAGGCCGACGGCGCAACCTATATGCGCCGTGCGAGCCTGTTTGAGGAACTGGGCCGCCGCGATGCGGCCGAGGCGGACCTGGTCGCCGCGTATGATCTCGATCCCGCCGACACCGTCGCATTGCGGCGGCTGGCGATCGCCCGCGCCCAGCGGGGGGACAAGGACGGCGCGCTGGCGCTGGTCGACGCGCGCATCGATGCGAGCGCCGGGGGCGAGGACGAACCCGGCCTGCTGGCGATGCGCGCTTCGGTGCTGGCCGCTGCCGGCGATGCCAGCGCTGCGATCGCCGCCAGCGACAGCGCGATCGAGAAACGGCCGGGCAATGCGAATTTCCTCAACGGGCGGTGCTGGATCAAGGGGACGCTCAATGTCGAGCTGGACAGCGCGCTGAAGGACTGTACCCGCGCCGTGGAAATGGGCGGCACCGGCGTCGCGGCGGCGCTGGACAGCCGCGCCATGGTGTATTTCCGCATGAACCGGCTGGCGGAGGCCGCCACCGACATCAAGGCGGCGCTGGAACTGCGTCCTGGTGCTTCGGCAACGCTGTTCCTGAACGGCGTGGTGCAGCGCCGGATGGGCAGTGCGGCGGCGGGCGATGCCGCGCTGGCCGAGGCGCGGCTGCTCAATCCGCAGGTCGACGCCGAATATGCGCGGTTCGGGGTCGAGCCGTAA